In one bacterium genomic region, the following are encoded:
- the buk gene encoding butyrate kinase, whose product MWILVINPGGGSTKVAVFNGAKPLFSETVEHAPNQLVRFGHVLDQYELRKSAVLSVLDRHAFDRAKLQTIATRGGPLRPLPGGVYRITPHVAADIRHGQYQTLHPALLGPLIGLELSQELGIPAYFVDPESTDEFRDIARISGFSGIPRIALSHALSCRAVAEAAARKLKKPYKKCRLVVAHLGTGITVAVHVGGRQVDATNANDDGPFSPQRSGSLPLSGLVHACYSGNYSEKAILNLLTQRGGLISYLGTDDIRKVETAITENNKSAELVYRALVYQVAKEIGAYVVACEGGPDAVVLTGGLTLSEKFVANLKKWLAPLDLKIIVFPGEEEMTAMANRLLAVLTGKEKERNYDKETALRG is encoded by the coding sequence CAGCTAGTGCGGTTCGGCCACGTTCTCGACCAGTACGAACTGCGCAAGTCCGCGGTTCTCTCGGTGCTGGACAGGCACGCATTCGACCGCGCCAAGCTGCAGACGATAGCGACCCGCGGCGGTCCGCTCCGGCCGTTGCCGGGCGGCGTCTATCGGATAACGCCCCACGTCGCCGCCGACATCCGCCACGGCCAGTACCAGACACTGCACCCGGCGCTGCTCGGCCCGCTCATCGGGCTTGAGCTGTCGCAGGAGCTGGGCATCCCCGCCTATTTTGTTGACCCCGAGTCGACCGACGAGTTCCGTGACATCGCCCGGATTTCCGGCTTCAGCGGCATCCCTCGCATAGCTCTCTCCCACGCCCTGAGCTGTCGCGCGGTGGCCGAGGCCGCGGCCAGGAAGCTCAAGAAACCCTACAAGAAGTGCCGGCTGGTGGTCGCCCACCTTGGCACGGGCATTACCGTTGCCGTTCACGTGGGAGGCAGACAAGTCGACGCGACCAATGCCAATGACGACGGCCCGTTCTCGCCGCAGCGTTCCGGCTCGCTGCCGCTGTCCGGCCTCGTCCACGCCTGCTACTCCGGGAACTACTCCGAGAAGGCGATTCTGAACCTGCTGACCCAGCGGGGCGGATTGATCTCCTACCTCGGAACGGACGACATCCGCAAAGTCGAGACAGCGATAACCGAGAACAACAAGTCGGCCGAGCTGGTATACCGGGCACTGGTCTATCAGGTGGCAAAGGAGATCGGCGCATACGTCGTCGCCTGCGAAGGCGGGCCGGACGCGGTCGTCCTGACCGGCGGGCTGACCCTGTCCGAGAAGTTCGTAGCCAACCTGAAGAAGTGGCTCGCGCCCCTCGATCTGAAGATAATCGTATTCCCCGGCGAAGAGGAAATGACGGCCATGGCCAATCGCCTCCTCGCGGTGTTGACCGGTAAGGAAAAGGAACGCAACTATGACAAGGAAACTGCTCTCCGGGGATGA